GGTACCGGATGCCCGGGCGGGAGCCGCACCCGGCCAGGGGCTGATCGGCATGCGGGAGCGGATGCGGCTGCTGAACGGCAGCGTCGAGACAGGCCCGCGCACCGACGGCTCCTCCGGCTTCCGGGTCGCGGCGCGTCTCCCGTACCGGGCACCGGAGGTGCAACGATGAGCGCAGGAATGAGCGCAGGAACAGGCGCAGGAACGAACGCGGAAGCGAGCCGGAGGATCCGTGTCGGGCTCGCCGACGACCAGCCGCTCTTCCGGTCGGGCATCGCCATGATCGTGAACTCGCAGCCCGACCTCTGTGTCGAATGGGAGGCCGCCGACGGCCTCGAAGCGGTCGACCTGATCGCGAGCCATCCGGTCGACGTCGTACTGATGGACCTCGAGATGCCGAGGCTCGGCGGCATCGAGGCGATCAGCCGCGCAATCGGCAGCGCGAACAGCAGCACAGCACCGCCCCGGTTCATCGTGCTGACGACGTTTGACCTCGACGACAAGACGTTCCGGGCGATCGAGGCCGGTGCCAGCGGGTTCCTGCTGAAGTCGACGGATCCCGAGTTCCTGCTCGCCGCGATCCGCACGGTGAACGCGGGGAACGCCGTCATCGCCCCGAGCGCGACCGCCGGCCTGATCCGGCGTTTCGCGGCCCCCCGCGACGAGAGCTCCCGAAGCTCCCTCGACGCCCTGACCCCCCGGGAGCACGACCTCTTCGATCTGGTGGCCACAGGTCTCAGCAACGCGGAGATCGCCCGGAAGCTGCAGCTCAGCGATGCGACCGTCAAGACGCACGTCAGCCGGATCCTCACGAAGCTCGAGCTCCGCGACCGAGTGCAGCTGGTGATCTTCGCCTACCGGAACGGCCTCATCGACCGCGAGTGAGTGAAGTGGAGACATCCAGACGCCCGACTCGCTCGTCATCACAGCGATGTAGTCGAAGATCGCCAGCTGTGCTGACGCGCATCCAGAGCCGTGTTCCTAGCGTGGGGAGTACCCACGAACAGGAGCCTCCCGATGAGCGAACCCACCCCGACGGTCGCGGCCCGCGCCACAGGCGTCAGCAAGGTCTACGGCTCCGGCGACAGCGCCACCACCGCCCTCGATGCGATCGACCTCGAGATCGCCGCCGGCTCCCTCACCGCGATCATGGGCCCGAGCGGATCGGGTAAGTCGACGCTGATGCACGTCTTCGCGGGGCTCGACTCCGCCACCCGGGGCCGCGTCACGATCGGCGAGACCGACATCACCCACCTCGATGACACCGCACTCACACTGCTCCGCCGCCGGAGCCTCGGCTTCGTGTTCCAGGCGTTCAATCTCGTGCCGACCCTCTCCGTGCTCGGCAACGTCACCCTCCCGTTCGAACTCGACGGCCGGCGGCCCGATGCCGCGGAGCTGGCCTGGATCCGGGAGTTGCTCGGCCGGCTCGGAATCGGGATGCTCGAGACCCGCCGACCCCACGAGCTCTCCGGCGGGCAGCAGCAGCGCGTCGCGATCGCGCGGGCCATCGCGATGCGCCCCCAGCTGGTCTTCGCCGACGAACCGACCGGAAACCTCGACTCCCGTTCCAGCCGCGAGGTGCTCGGGCTGCTGCGGGACCTGACCCGCGAGTACCGGCAGACCGTGGTGCTGGTGACGCACGATCCGGTCGCTGCGTCGCACGCCGACCGCGTGGTCTTCATCGCCGACGGCCGGGTCGCCCGCGACGTGGGAGCGAGTTCGCCGAAGGAGCTCTCCGACATCATCCTGAGCCTCGAGGTGGCCGCGTGATCGCCCTCGCCGTCCGGGAGCTCCGGCACGGCGGCCGCCAGCACACCTCCAGCCTGCTCGTCGCGATCATCACCGCCGTCTTCGCGACGATGATGATCGAGATCGACCAGGTGCTCCGCGTGCAGTCGATCGGCGGGCAGTTCATCAAGCACGGCTACGTCGTCGCGCTGCTCGACGTGCTCGACCTGCTCTTCTTCTTCATCGCGGTGTTCGTCGCGTGCATCGTCACCGCCAACACGTTCGGCATCATCATGGCCGGGCGGGCGAAGCACATCGCGCTGCTGCGCCTGCTCGGCGCTTCGGCCAGGACCCTCCGCGGCGCCATCGCGATCGAGGGCGCCGTCGTCGGCCTGGTCGGCGGGGTCGTCGGTCTCGTCATCGGTCTCGTGGTCACGCAGCTCGCCTACGGGGCGCTCGTCTCCTCGGGCACATTCGTGGACGTTCCGATCGACACCCTCACCCCGCTGCTCGTCGCGCCCGTGCTCGTCGGTCTGCTGAGTACGACGGGCGCTGCGTGGTACGGATCCCGCCGCATCCTGACCGTCTCGCCTATTGAGGCGACGGGCACCAGCCAGGAGCCACCCGCCCAGAGCGTCTCGGAGATGCCGAGGCGAGTCCGCACCCTGGTCATCGTGCTGTTCGCCGGCGGGATCGTGATGCTCGTCGGTGGGGTGGCGATCGGCCTGAAGTCGCCGCTCGGCCTCCTGCTCGCCGCTCCCGGCGGGGCTGTGAGCTTTGCGGGCTTCGTGCTCGGCTCCGGCTTCTTCATCCCCGCCCTGCTGAAGGCGGCCGGACGCCTGACGGGCCGGTCGACGCCGAGTGTCCTCGCGAGCGCCAATGCGCTGCGGTACCCGGCCCGGTCGTCCCGCTCGACCATCGGCCTCGTGATCGGCGTCACCCTGGTGACGATGTTCACCGTCGCCGGACAGTCGTTCCTCGCCCTGTCGGCACCGATCGCCGCGAATGCGGAAGCTGCCGACGCAGAAGGCGACCAGGCGTTCCTCCGGCTCACCATGGGCATCCTCGCGGTGCTGATCGGCTTCTCGCTGGTGATCGCGGCGATCGGGCTCGTGAACTCGCTCTCGCTCAGCGTGATCCAGCGCCGCCGCGAGATCGGCCTGCTGCGCGCCCTCGGATTCACAAAACGGCAGGTTCGCACGATGATCCTCCTGGAGAGCATCCAGCTCACCGTGGTGGGCGGAGCCACGGGGCTCGTGCTCGGCATCTTCTACGGCTGGGCCGGGGTGCTCAGCGCCATCGCGAGCGACCACCACATCGGCGGATTCTTCGCGCCGACGATCCCGCCGTGGATCGTCATCAGCATCGTCACCGGGGCGGTCGTGCTCGCGATCGTCTCGTCTGCGGTGCCGGCACGCTCCGCCGTGCGTGTCTCCCCGGTCCGGGCGCTGGCGATCGACTGAACGGCGCGGCAGCGCCCTCGACTGAACGGCGCGGCAGCGCCCTCTGGCCTTCGAAGCAGACCACGGATAGTATCGATATACGAACTTCTGTTCGACAGTCGAACACATCTGATCCGCCAAGGGAGTGCGATGATCTCGAAGACCCGCAGCAGCGCCGCTGACGCGTTGGCCGACATCCCCGATGGGGCGACGATCATGATCGGCGGGTTCGGGCTGGCCGGTCAACCCGTGCAGTTGATCGACGCCCTCCTCGACCAGGGCGCCACCGACCTCACGATCGTGAGCAACAATGCCGGCAACGGTGAGACCGGCCTTGCCGCGCTGCTGGGCGCAGGGAGGGTGAAGAAGATCGTCTGCTCCTTTCCCCGGCAGGTCGACTCGCAGATCTTCGATGCGCTCTACCGTGCCGGCCAGATCGAACTCGAGCTGGTCCCCCAGGGCAACCTGGCCGAGCGGATCCGCGCCGCCGGTGCCGGGATCGGCGCGTTCTTCACCCCGACCGGGTTCGGCACCACCCTGGCCGAAGGTAAGGAGACACGCACGATCGGCGGCCGCGACTACGTGCTCGAGTTCCCGATCGTCGCCGACTACGCCCTGATCAGCGCCTACCGCGCCGACCGCCTCGGCAACCTCACCTACCGCAAGACCTCCCGCAACTTCGGGCCGATCATGGCCAGCGCCGCGACGGTCACGGTGGCGCAGGTCGACCGGATCGTGCCGCTCGGCGACCTCGACCCCGAGTCCGTCGTGACGCCCGGCATCTTCGTCGACGCCGTCGTGGAGACCGGCGACCGCTTCGAGAGAGAGGAATGGGCCGATGTCCGATAGTCCAGAGCAGCAGGGCGACTCCTGGACCCGGGCCCAGATCGCCGAACGGCTCGCCGCCGACATCCCCGACGGGGCCTACATGAACCTCGGCATCGGGCTCCCCACGCTGGTGTCGAACTATCTGCCGAGAGACCGGGAGATCATCCTGCACACCGAGAACGGGATGCTCGGCATGGGCCCCGAGGCTGTGGCCGGCCAGATCGACCCCGACCTCATCAATGCGGGGAAGATCCCGGTGACCGAACTGCCCGGCGCCTCGTACTTCCACCACGGCGACTCGTTCGGCATGATGCGCGGCGGGCACCTCGACCTCTGCGTGCTCGGTGCGTTCCAGGTCTCGGCGAACGGTGACCTCGCCAATTGGAGCACCGGTGCGCCCGACGCGATCCCGGCGGTCGGCGGAGCGATGGACCTCGCCATCGGCGCGAAGAGCGTCTACGTGATGATGGAGCTCGCGTCGAAGAAGGGCGTCTCCAAGCTCGTCGAGGCCTGCACCTACCCCGTCACCGGCATCGGCTGCGTCGACCGCCTCTACACCGACCGGGCCATCTTCGAGCTCGGCCCGGAAGGGGCGACCGTGATCGAGCTGGTCGGGAGCACCACGATCGACGAACTCCGCGAACTGACGGGTCTCACCCTGGGCTTGAGGCTGGACACACTGGAAGAGAGCATCGCATGACGAGCAGCTTCATCTACGACGGCATCCGCACGCCCATCGGCCGGTTCGGCAAGTCCCTCGCCGGTGTGCGACCGGATGATCTGGCCGCCCATGTCGTCAAGACCCTCGTCGCGCGGCAGAGCGACCTCGACCCCGCGCGCATCGACGACGTCATCTTCGGCGACGCGAACGCCGCGGGCGAGGACAACCGCGACGTGGCGCGCATGGCGAGCCTGCTCGCGGGGCTCCCCACCTCCGTTCCCGGTGTCACCGTGAACCGGCTCTGCGGATCGGGACTCGAGTCGGCCATCCAGGCCTCCCGCGCCGTCGAGGCCGGCGACGCCGACCTGGTGCTCGCGGGCGGCGTCGAGTCGATGAGCCGTGCACCGTGGGTGCTGCTGAAGCCCGACCGCGCCTACCCGGCCGGATCCGAGACGCTCCACTCGACCACGCTCGGCTGGCGGATGGTCAACCCGAACATGCCCGCAGAGTGGACGGTGCCCCTCGGGGAGACCGCCGAGATCCTCGCCGACCGCTACAGCATCAGCCGCGAGCAGCAGGACGCGTTCGCTGTGCGGAGCCACCAGCGTGCGGCCGCTGCGTGGGACGCCGGGGTGTACGACGACGAGGTGGTCGGGGTACCGGGCACCACGCTCAGCCGCGACGAGAGCATCCGCGCCGACTCCTCGCTGGAGTCGCTGGCGGGCCTGAAGCCGGCGTTCCGCAGCGCGGGCACGGTCACGGCGGGCAACTCCTCTCCCCTGAACGACGGGGCGGCGGCGATGTTCATCGGCGCCGAAGGTGTGCTCGACCGCGAGCCGCTCGCGCGCATCGTGTCCCGCGCGGTGGCCGGCAACGATCCGAACATCTTCGGCATCGCCCCCGTCGAAGCGGCGAACCGGGCCCTCGCCCGCGCCGGCAAGACGTGGGCCGACGTGGATGTGGTCGAGCTGAACGAGGCGTTCGCCGCCCAGTCGCTGGCCTGCCTCGCGCTCTGGCCCGAGCTCGACCCCGAGATCGTCAACGTCGACGGGGGTGCGATCGCGATCGGGCATCCGCTCGGTGCCTCCGGGGCGCGCATCCTGCTGCACCTGGCGCGCGCGCTCGAACGGCGCGGCGGCGGGGTCGGGGTCGCGGCGATCTGCATCGGGGTCGGCCAGGGCCTCGCCGTGGTGCTCGAACGCTGAGCGGCACGCCAATACCATGAACACATGACGCCCGAGCAGCGCCCTGTGCCTTCAGAACACCCCGGGCATCCGGAGCCCAGCGACCAGTATGTGCAGTCGCTGGTGCGCGGGCTGAGCGTGATCCGGGTCTTCGACGCCGAGCATCCGCAGCTCACGCTCAGCGAGATCGCCGCGCTCACCGCCCTGACACGGGCGACGGCGCGCCGGTTCCTGCTGACGCTGGTCGAGGTCGGCTACGTGCAGACCGACGGGCGCCTCTTCTCCCTCACACCCCGCGTTCTCGACCTGGGTTTCAGCTACCTCTCCGCCCTGGGGCTGCCCGACATCGCGCAGCCCCAGCTCGAAGACCTCTCCCGCACCACCGGCGAGTCGAGCTCAGCCTCCGTGCTCGACGGCACCGAGATCGTCTACGTCGCCCGTGCGGCCGTGCGGCGCATCATGAGCGTCTCGATCAGCGTCGGCACCCGCTTCCCCGCCCACACCACCTCGATGGGACGGGTGCTGCTTGCTGCGCTGGCCCCGGATGACCTGGCCGCCCGCCTCGACCGTGCCGTGTTCGACGCCCGCACCCCGCGCACCCTGCACACCCGCGCCGACATCGAGGCGGAACTCGGTCGCGTCAGAACCCAGGGCTTCGCCCTCGTCGACCAGGAACTCGAGCTCGGCCTCCGCTCGATCGCCGTGCCTGTCATCGCCCGCGGCGACACCGTGGCTGCCGTCAACGTCTCCGTCTCGGCGGGAACCTTCACGGTGCCCGACATGATCGACGGACTCCTGCCGCCGCTCCAGCGCGCGGCCGCCCTCATCGCGGCCAACGTCGCCGCGAGCCGCACCCGCTGACGCGCTCGCCACGCGCCGCTGCCTCCCGCCGCCGCGCGACGGCCATCGAGACACCGAAAGTTGTCGGTATCCCGCCGTTTTACCGACAAGTTTCGGGGTTTCGATCGCGGAGCCGGGGCCGGGGCCGGGCGGCGGGCGGGGGGGCGAGGGCTGGGGGCGGGGGGGGGCGGGGGACGGGTCAGGGCTCGAAGAGGCGCGCTCCGAGGTCGGGGTCCGGCATGTCGGGGTCGAAGGGGTGCAGCGGGCGTTCGATGCGGCGGTGGCCGAGCCGCAGGATGTCCTGGTCGACTCCGCCCGGCGTCAGCGCGAGCATCCAGCCGCGGGCCAGGTCGAACAGCTCCGGTTCGAGGTAGCCGATCTTCACGATCACGATGTCGGCTGCCCGCGGATCGAGCCCCAGGTCGGTGAAGTCGTGCTCGTGGTGGTACGGCTTCCGATGTTCGGTGACGATCGCGAAGACACTTCCGGTGCGGATCACCACCTCCACCAGCGCATCGCTGTCACCGTGGTGGATGCTGTACACCACCCCGCTCAGAGTGAC
Above is a genomic segment from Subtercola boreus containing:
- a CDS encoding response regulator: MSAGTGAGTNAEASRRIRVGLADDQPLFRSGIAMIVNSQPDLCVEWEAADGLEAVDLIASHPVDVVLMDLEMPRLGGIEAISRAIGSANSSTAPPRFIVLTTFDLDDKTFRAIEAGASGFLLKSTDPEFLLAAIRTVNAGNAVIAPSATAGLIRRFAAPRDESSRSSLDALTPREHDLFDLVATGLSNAEIARKLQLSDATVKTHVSRILTKLELRDRVQLVIFAYRNGLIDRE
- a CDS encoding ABC transporter ATP-binding protein, with the translated sequence MSEPTPTVAARATGVSKVYGSGDSATTALDAIDLEIAAGSLTAIMGPSGSGKSTLMHVFAGLDSATRGRVTIGETDITHLDDTALTLLRRRSLGFVFQAFNLVPTLSVLGNVTLPFELDGRRPDAAELAWIRELLGRLGIGMLETRRPHELSGGQQQRVAIARAIAMRPQLVFADEPTGNLDSRSSREVLGLLRDLTREYRQTVVLVTHDPVAASHADRVVFIADGRVARDVGASSPKELSDIILSLEVAA
- a CDS encoding ABC transporter permease, whose product is MIALAVRELRHGGRQHTSSLLVAIITAVFATMMIEIDQVLRVQSIGGQFIKHGYVVALLDVLDLLFFFIAVFVACIVTANTFGIIMAGRAKHIALLRLLGASARTLRGAIAIEGAVVGLVGGVVGLVIGLVVTQLAYGALVSSGTFVDVPIDTLTPLLVAPVLVGLLSTTGAAWYGSRRILTVSPIEATGTSQEPPAQSVSEMPRRVRTLVIVLFAGGIVMLVGGVAIGLKSPLGLLLAAPGGAVSFAGFVLGSGFFIPALLKAAGRLTGRSTPSVLASANALRYPARSSRSTIGLVIGVTLVTMFTVAGQSFLALSAPIAANAEAADAEGDQAFLRLTMGILAVLIGFSLVIAAIGLVNSLSLSVIQRRREIGLLRALGFTKRQVRTMILLESIQLTVVGGATGLVLGIFYGWAGVLSAIASDHHIGGFFAPTIPPWIVISIVTGAVVLAIVSSAVPARSAVRVSPVRALAID
- a CDS encoding 3-oxoacid CoA-transferase subunit A, which gives rise to MISKTRSSAADALADIPDGATIMIGGFGLAGQPVQLIDALLDQGATDLTIVSNNAGNGETGLAALLGAGRVKKIVCSFPRQVDSQIFDALYRAGQIELELVPQGNLAERIRAAGAGIGAFFTPTGFGTTLAEGKETRTIGGRDYVLEFPIVADYALISAYRADRLGNLTYRKTSRNFGPIMASAATVTVAQVDRIVPLGDLDPESVVTPGIFVDAVVETGDRFEREEWADVR
- a CDS encoding 3-oxoacid CoA-transferase subunit B; translation: MSDSPEQQGDSWTRAQIAERLAADIPDGAYMNLGIGLPTLVSNYLPRDREIILHTENGMLGMGPEAVAGQIDPDLINAGKIPVTELPGASYFHHGDSFGMMRGGHLDLCVLGAFQVSANGDLANWSTGAPDAIPAVGGAMDLAIGAKSVYVMMELASKKGVSKLVEACTYPVTGIGCVDRLYTDRAIFELGPEGATVIELVGSTTIDELRELTGLTLGLRLDTLEESIA
- a CDS encoding thiolase family protein — encoded protein: MTSSFIYDGIRTPIGRFGKSLAGVRPDDLAAHVVKTLVARQSDLDPARIDDVIFGDANAAGEDNRDVARMASLLAGLPTSVPGVTVNRLCGSGLESAIQASRAVEAGDADLVLAGGVESMSRAPWVLLKPDRAYPAGSETLHSTTLGWRMVNPNMPAEWTVPLGETAEILADRYSISREQQDAFAVRSHQRAAAAWDAGVYDDEVVGVPGTTLSRDESIRADSSLESLAGLKPAFRSAGTVTAGNSSPLNDGAAAMFIGAEGVLDREPLARIVSRAVAGNDPNIFGIAPVEAANRALARAGKTWADVDVVELNEAFAAQSLACLALWPELDPEIVNVDGGAIAIGHPLGASGARILLHLARALERRGGGVGVAAICIGVGQGLAVVLER
- a CDS encoding IclR family transcriptional regulator domain-containing protein, yielding MTPEQRPVPSEHPGHPEPSDQYVQSLVRGLSVIRVFDAEHPQLTLSEIAALTALTRATARRFLLTLVEVGYVQTDGRLFSLTPRVLDLGFSYLSALGLPDIAQPQLEDLSRTTGESSSASVLDGTEIVYVARAAVRRIMSVSISVGTRFPAHTTSMGRVLLAALAPDDLAARLDRAVFDARTPRTLHTRADIEAELGRVRTQGFALVDQELELGLRSIAVPVIARGDTVAAVNVSVSAGTFTVPDMIDGLLPPLQRAAALIAANVAASRTR